GTAGGGGTTTTGCTACTGGATTAATATCATTAGGGTTTGGAATAGGAGGTGCTATTTTTAATCCATTTATTTCTTTATTTAAATATTATTTCTTTCCATTCATTATAATTGGATTTTTATCACTAATTATTTTGCTTATTATTTCACTTAATATAAGTTATCCTCCTAAGGATGTCTTAAAGGGACAGAATCCAGTTACTGTAATTAAAAGGAGGGATTGGTGGGTACTTTATTTTTCATACGTTTTAGCTATTATACCTCTTCTTTCATTTTCTTCATCTTTGTCTTTTTTAGGTTCTAAATTACCAAAATGGGAACTTTTATTAGCAATAACGCTATTTCCAATAATGAGTGGAGTAGGTAGGCCACTCTTTGGGATGATTTCTGATAGGCTAAATAGATTTAATAGCATTATTTTACTAAATACTCTATCTTTAATATCTTCAATGCTTTCACTAATCTCGTTACCAATTTCAGCGATATTAGTGGGATTATTTGGCGGTTCTACATTAACGTTATATCTATCTTTTGTGGGAGATTTGTATGGGACTAGATTTTCTGGGACTAATAGCGGAATGCTATACACTGCAAAAGCTGTAGCTGGAGTTTTGAGTAGTACCTTATTAGGGTTTCTTATTCTAAAAAACATAAAATTGGCAATATTATTTATCATTATTTCGCCTGTAATATCAATTCTTCTACTTACTATAATAAAATTTAGATATATGTCAAACTAACTCTAAAATTATTGGAGCATGATCTGAACCTAATACATTATCTAAAATGTCGGCGTTTCTTATTCTCCCTTCTAATTCTTTAGAAACTAAACAATAGTCTAACCTTAAGCCCATATTTCTTT
The genomic region above belongs to Saccharolobus caldissimus and contains:
- a CDS encoding MFS transporter yields the protein MEIKSKFLILGLIIMLFNSIYQYSWNSIAPLLLRTLNVNLTEVELAFTLYVIFSSFSQIIGGYIIDTLGPKLIGVFCSILFSLGFLVPVFIRNILVFYAFWSVGSIAEGILYGVAVNLAIKWYEKSRGFATGLISLGFGIGGAIFNPFISLFKYYFFPFIIIGFLSLIILLIISLNISYPPKDVLKGQNPVTVIKRRDWWVLYFSYVLAIIPLLSFSSSLSFLGSKLPKWELLLAITLFPIMSGVGRPLFGMISDRLNRFNSIILLNTLSLISSMLSLISLPISAILVGLFGGSTLTLYLSFVGDLYGTRFSGTNSGMLYTAKAVAGVLSSTLLGFLILKNIKLAILFIIISPVISILLLTIIKFRYMSN